One Gemmatimonadaceae bacterium DNA segment encodes these proteins:
- a CDS encoding TonB-dependent receptor, whose translation MASNEAGQVGVGLVATALHVALAAVAVDAQERTARAPLSASAPRTADTGVITGIVRSAVGRATGSSDGLPLRGATVLAIDAPREPVSSNASGRFVIGDLRAGGRRLLVTAMGYAPQRLAVTVRPGETTHVEIALHRTAIELAGVTVSATAAGRDPLAVAQPVTSLGGRDLERSLGATLTQTLSWTSGVTARSQGPAATMPVIRGLTGERIVVLQDGQRAGDLAASASDHGVTVDPLAAREVEIVRGPAALLHGSAALGGVVNVLSDDIARTVPGTRLSSLTFNGQSASEGGGALLDVSQPLGATLVLRVKGGGRRHGDQGVGSGDARGALANTSMRNRNASIALTRLGERSLAGLALRGYDFEYGLPWRNVAADGVRLRGARQEASARFEREGRAPFARLRLDAGRQSYAHDEVTAAGVVATALGVRSTQAQLLARTRPAGWLRDGALGASFLHRGNDVAGPAALTPPNANRTFALFAYQDVAPFGDGEGARFPVAVRFERATVRSDASEAFGPAVERRFSNVSASAGVSVPVARGASLAVNVARATRVPSPEELYSRAGHAGTGAFETGNPALESERSRGVDLVVRIERPALRVQLAGWASAIDGWIGLYPTGRDTTIAAAGGGTKSLPLHVIAQRNARLRGAEATVEGALTPSLVVHASGDLLWAGERRGGALPFMPPARLGGGARWDDGRWQVGGAIRRLFAQPRVASGEMAVRGATLLEGHAGVRVIGGANVHTVLLRGENLGDLLYRDATSRIKDFAPAAGRNVSLLYRVTF comes from the coding sequence ATGGCTAGCAACGAGGCAGGGCAAGTCGGCGTGGGCCTGGTGGCGACGGCATTGCACGTTGCGCTCGCCGCGGTGGCGGTGGACGCCCAGGAGCGAACGGCGCGCGCACCCTTGTCCGCGAGCGCCCCCCGGACTGCAGATACGGGGGTGATCACGGGGATCGTGCGGAGCGCGGTGGGACGGGCGACTGGATCCTCGGACGGATTGCCGCTGCGAGGTGCCACGGTGCTGGCCATCGACGCGCCGCGCGAGCCGGTGTCGAGCAATGCCAGCGGGCGCTTCGTCATCGGTGACCTTCGCGCGGGTGGGCGCCGACTGCTGGTGACAGCGATGGGATATGCACCGCAGCGTCTCGCGGTCACGGTGCGCCCGGGGGAGACGACGCATGTCGAGATTGCGCTTCACCGAACCGCGATCGAACTCGCGGGCGTGACGGTGAGCGCGACGGCTGCCGGGCGCGATCCGTTGGCGGTGGCGCAGCCGGTGACGTCACTGGGCGGGCGCGACCTCGAGCGTTCCCTTGGCGCGACGCTGACGCAGACGCTGTCGTGGACGAGCGGCGTCACGGCCCGTTCGCAGGGGCCCGCGGCGACGATGCCCGTCATTCGCGGGCTCACGGGCGAGCGAATCGTGGTGCTGCAGGATGGGCAGCGCGCGGGCGACCTCGCGGCGAGCGCGAGCGACCATGGGGTGACGGTCGACCCGCTGGCAGCGCGCGAAGTGGAGATCGTGCGCGGGCCCGCGGCGCTGCTGCACGGGAGTGCGGCGTTAGGCGGGGTGGTGAACGTCCTGTCGGACGACATTGCCCGCACCGTTCCTGGCACTCGGCTGTCGAGCCTCACGTTCAACGGACAGAGCGCCAGCGAAGGGGGCGGGGCACTGCTCGACGTGTCGCAACCCCTGGGGGCGACGCTTGTCCTGCGGGTGAAGGGAGGAGGGCGCCGTCATGGCGACCAGGGGGTGGGGAGCGGTGACGCGCGTGGCGCGCTGGCCAACACCAGCATGCGCAACCGGAACGCCTCGATTGCGCTCACGCGCCTGGGGGAGCGGTCGCTGGCGGGGCTCGCGCTCCGCGGCTACGACTTCGAGTACGGGCTCCCGTGGCGCAACGTTGCGGCTGACGGCGTGCGCCTTCGCGGGGCGCGACAGGAGGCGAGCGCGCGGTTCGAGCGCGAGGGGCGCGCCCCCTTCGCACGCCTGCGCCTGGATGCCGGGCGGCAGTCCTATGCGCACGACGAGGTGACGGCGGCGGGCGTGGTGGCCACGGCGCTCGGAGTTCGCTCGACGCAGGCGCAGCTCCTGGCCCGGACCCGCCCCGCAGGCTGGTTGCGCGACGGCGCGCTGGGCGCCTCGTTCCTGCACCGGGGCAACGACGTGGCTGGCCCCGCGGCGCTCACGCCGCCTAACGCGAATCGCACGTTCGCCCTCTTCGCCTACCAGGATGTGGCGCCCTTCGGCGACGGCGAAGGGGCGCGCTTCCCCGTCGCGGTACGGTTCGAGCGCGCCACCGTGCGCAGCGACGCCAGCGAAGCCTTTGGCCCCGCGGTCGAGCGCCGCTTCTCCAACGTGTCGGCGTCCGCGGGGGTCTCCGTTCCCGTGGCGCGCGGGGCGTCGCTGGCCGTGAACGTCGCGCGCGCGACGCGCGTCCCCTCGCCCGAGGAACTCTACTCGCGCGCCGGGCACGCCGGCACGGGGGCGTTCGAGACCGGCAATCCGGCGCTGGAGTCCGAGCGGAGCCGCGGCGTCGACCTCGTGGTGCGCATCGAGCGGCCGGCGCTTCGTGTGCAGCTGGCGGGGTGGGCGTCGGCCATCGATGGGTGGATCGGGTTGTATCCCACGGGGCGCGACACGACGATCGCCGCAGCGGGTGGCGGGACAAAGTCGCTGCCGCTGCATGTCATCGCGCAGCGAAACGCCCGCCTGCGCGGCGCGGAGGCCACGGTCGAGGGAGCGCTGACGCCGAGTCTGGTCGTGCACGCCAGCGGCGACCTCCTGTGGGCCGGCGAACGACGGGGAGGGGCGCTCCCCTTCATGCCACCGGCACGCCTGGGGGGCGGCGCACGATGGGACGATGGACGCTGGCAGGTGGGGGGGGCGATCCGTCGCCTCTTTGCCCAGCCACGCGTTGCATCTGGCGAGATGGCGGTGCGCGGTGCCACGCTCCTCGAAGGGCATGCGGGCGTTCGCGTCATCGGCGGCGCCAACGTGCACACCGTCCTCCTGCGCGGCGAGAACCTGGGGGACCTGCTCTACCGCGACGCCACCAGCCGCATCAAGGACTTTGCCCCGGCGGCCGGCCGCAACGTCTCGCTCCTGTATCGCGTCACCTTCTGA